A portion of the Cohaesibacter gelatinilyticus genome contains these proteins:
- the mobC gene encoding plasmid mobilization relaxosome protein MobC: protein MKDPQAGIGKTMSQGLRLSSDAAHQKELAKEANRTRYRRDYWQKWNKRKKRVFGTITNAEFADLQARAEISGRSVWGQVWAEACAYRRSERVLTLDEMEQQRLLVSELRRIGNNVNQLARLGHIEARKHGGLQAPSGDRIGAEALRQFTRLEKLITRFADGTTISVSLAGNQEAGCHDH from the coding sequence ATGAAAGATCCCCAAGCTGGTATCGGGAAGACGATGTCGCAAGGATTGCGGCTGTCTTCTGATGCTGCCCACCAAAAAGAACTCGCTAAAGAAGCCAATCGGACGCGATATCGTCGTGACTATTGGCAAAAGTGGAACAAGCGCAAAAAGCGCGTTTTCGGCACAATCACGAATGCTGAATTTGCCGACCTGCAAGCCCGTGCCGAGATTTCTGGGCGTTCTGTCTGGGGGCAGGTCTGGGCAGAAGCCTGTGCCTACCGACGTAGTGAACGTGTTCTCACGCTTGATGAGATGGAACAGCAGCGATTGCTTGTCTCAGAACTTCGCCGGATTGGCAACAATGTCAATCAGCTTGCCCGACTGGGGCACATTGAAGCCAGAAAGCACGGCGGGCTGCAAGCTCCCTCTGGCGATCGCATTGGCGCAGAGGCGTTGCGGCAATTCACCCGTCTAGAGAAGCTGATCACTCGATTTGCCGATGGCACGACGATCAGTGTTTCGTTGGCTGGAAACCAGGAGGCGGGGTGCCATGATCATTAA
- a CDS encoding relaxase/mobilization nuclease domain-containing protein: MIIKSMARKAPTFGQLIGYIGRDAEDQEPFAHNLYHAGINTGWVEAQFQENYRKLPSRQNGNALYHEILALEPQPHLSSQQVSERLRNIAQVYCDARAPGHLVWGKTHHDTSFPHVHLMISSNAVNSDRRRRLTKKQFAEAQRATEIYAREHFPELNLKPVYARSSPVEIVKKPRSESEMERRTGEPSRKQIVAAMVRDCLSRSNSPEQLSLNLQEKGLCLHQRGQNWSIEDQQSTKRYRLRTLGLTTAFVNWRDRQAENKSPKPKRVNHIVKDPRRAELERLAVKRLKDFEREHEEDRER; encoded by the coding sequence ATGATCATTAAATCCATGGCACGGAAGGCCCCGACATTTGGCCAGCTCATCGGGTACATTGGCCGTGATGCCGAAGATCAGGAACCATTCGCACACAACCTCTATCATGCCGGAATCAATACCGGTTGGGTTGAAGCGCAGTTTCAGGAAAATTACCGCAAGCTGCCCTCCCGGCAGAATGGCAATGCTCTTTATCACGAAATTCTGGCATTGGAGCCGCAACCGCATTTGAGTTCCCAGCAGGTGTCTGAGCGGCTCCGGAATATCGCCCAGGTCTATTGCGATGCGCGAGCACCCGGTCACCTGGTGTGGGGCAAAACCCATCATGATACGAGCTTCCCACATGTGCATCTGATGATCTCATCCAATGCTGTGAACTCAGACCGACGTCGGCGCTTGACAAAGAAGCAGTTTGCAGAAGCGCAACGCGCCACAGAAATCTATGCTCGTGAGCATTTCCCTGAGCTCAATCTGAAGCCGGTTTACGCACGATCCTCCCCCGTCGAAATAGTCAAGAAACCTCGGTCGGAAAGTGAGATGGAACGTCGTACTGGGGAGCCAAGCCGCAAACAGATTGTGGCTGCCATGGTGCGGGACTGTCTGAGCCGATCGAATAGTCCAGAACAGCTGTCGCTTAATCTTCAGGAAAAGGGACTTTGCCTACATCAGCGCGGTCAAAATTGGAGCATAGAAGACCAGCAAAGCACCAAACGATACCGGTTACGGACATTGGGTTTGACCACAGCTTTCGTGAACTGGCGTGATCGCCAGGCCGAAAACAAATCCCCAAAACCGAAGAGGGTCAATCACATCGTCAAAGATCCACGCCGCGCTGAGCTCGAACGTTTAGCGGTTAAACGTCTGAAAGATTTTGAACGCGAGCATGAAGAGGACCGAGAACGATGA
- a CDS encoding type IV secretory system conjugative DNA transfer family protein, with amino-acid sequence MISKFNKKLALVIVVVALLPVLPSLIAVLSPVAVLILVFAGIAGFSPLRRFAFGIVGGIADIVSSILTGLGRGLGLSLGWLFTGGEKSAKFMGRFEQARLLGRRNQGILIDGKSSRLSENASYESVLIQGGMGRGKTSTYVVPNLLLPPAHLPSFVVTDTSGEIYQNTSGYLERRGYQVRVLNLMDPSRSETYNPLAKAKSPQQIAELAKTLVRSSSGRSGQMANDPFWEQAAEKLIRIMAQCLHNQPDAQYRNLANLRHLITGFDAHVAPNGQLGKIDDFVLAATRSDQSTYQAYKAFVQGNLKTIQSVLMSADVAMDPVATPEMAALTATNSFDFDELRQQPAVIYVVVNQTQMELYAFLLNLFYADLFRSLLRNQKNPGKPVYLFLDEFGHLSIPGFEVFGTTARKYKVAFTLFLQSMAQLDSRYGALGARTIQEALATEIYLPGMALDTARSLEARLGRTAKAPLMAANDLIRMKDNEALLLQSNNLPVILKTKRYFQRADLRRRSSLSPAQLPNAPGGQPPVIKL; translated from the coding sequence ATGATATCCAAATTCAATAAAAAACTGGCTCTCGTTATCGTGGTGGTAGCGCTGCTGCCGGTTCTACCAAGCTTGATCGCAGTGTTGTCACCAGTTGCTGTTCTAATTCTCGTATTTGCGGGAATTGCGGGGTTTTCCCCACTACGCCGCTTTGCTTTCGGTATCGTCGGCGGGATTGCAGATATCGTTTCCTCAATCCTTACAGGACTGGGACGCGGATTGGGCCTTAGCCTCGGTTGGCTGTTCACTGGCGGTGAAAAATCCGCCAAATTCATGGGTCGGTTTGAACAAGCACGGCTGCTCGGTCGCCGCAATCAGGGCATCCTGATTGATGGAAAGTCATCGAGGCTGTCAGAAAATGCCAGTTATGAGAGCGTGCTGATCCAGGGTGGAATGGGTAGGGGCAAGACATCGACCTATGTTGTTCCCAACCTTTTGCTTCCACCTGCGCATCTGCCGAGCTTTGTTGTCACCGATACCTCCGGCGAAATCTACCAAAACACTTCGGGTTATTTGGAGCGTCGTGGGTATCAAGTTCGTGTGTTGAACCTGATGGATCCAAGTCGGTCGGAAACATATAACCCTCTGGCCAAAGCTAAATCACCCCAGCAGATTGCTGAGTTGGCCAAGACCCTTGTGCGCTCATCAAGTGGCAGAAGTGGGCAAATGGCAAATGACCCTTTCTGGGAACAGGCTGCCGAAAAACTAATCCGCATCATGGCTCAGTGCCTGCACAATCAACCGGATGCTCAATACCGCAATCTTGCGAACCTTCGACATCTAATAACCGGTTTTGATGCCCACGTTGCCCCCAATGGGCAGCTAGGTAAGATTGATGACTTTGTGTTGGCAGCAACCAGATCCGACCAAAGCACTTATCAGGCCTACAAAGCCTTTGTTCAGGGCAACCTGAAAACCATCCAATCCGTTCTGATGAGCGCAGATGTGGCGATGGATCCGGTAGCCACCCCGGAAATGGCGGCTCTGACGGCCACCAATTCTTTTGACTTCGACGAATTGCGGCAACAGCCCGCAGTGATCTATGTGGTCGTCAACCAGACACAAATGGAGCTTTATGCCTTCCTGCTAAACCTGTTTTATGCGGATCTTTTCCGCTCTCTCCTGAGAAACCAGAAGAATCCCGGCAAGCCGGTTTACCTGTTTCTCGATGAATTTGGTCATCTCTCAATCCCAGGATTTGAAGTCTTTGGTACAACGGCTAGAAAATACAAGGTGGCCTTTACGCTGTTCCTGCAATCTATGGCGCAGCTTGACAGCCGCTACGGAGCCCTTGGAGCAAGAACGATTCAAGAAGCCCTGGCAACCGAAATCTACCTCCCAGGCATGGCGCTTGATACGGCGAGGTCCTTGGAGGCCAGACTTGGGAGGACTGCCAAAGCGCCCCTTATGGCCGCCAATGATCTGATCCGAATGAAGGACAATGAGGCATTGCTGCTGCAATCCAACAACTTGCCAGTCATCCTGAAAACCAAACGATACTTCCAACGAGCAGATTTGCGCCGTCGCTCCAGCTTGTCGCCTGCTCAATTGCCGAACGCTCCAGGTGGACAACCACCCGTGATCAAACTCTAA
- a CDS encoding recombinase family protein — MRVSTDRQFQEGESIETQRRKTEFVARRDGIDIVRFFTEHYSGRKSDRRVLDDLFDFLEENDDIEVVIVGDIDRFTRGGTETYLALKRQLRSMDVALLDTTGIIQPERNRLEHLGVEYGWSVESPSHFAEVFMAEKAKTEASDILTRTIGQQIQLTREGYQCRGANFGFRNAKITTGDGKKKTIMVPHEIEAPWIIKMYELRADGSWADDAICEAINAMGYQSRPMNIYDKETRRVIGQTKPKHLTPKQLERFVSRTIYCGVKCESWNQGKPVKAPIEPLVSISLFNQANRGKVQIKEHRDGSLSIEENRLSYTKTRHNADFLLRHVVLCHECGKPVVASRSKGKSGNYFGYYHCNRGHKHWGVNKAEFEQTIANYLKSLQAKPGFLPLFREVVRDVWIQKNRSFEEDRKLIETHVNDLKDRQNSILDRIIACTTEIAQTRLEAELEQLEVTIKETRKKLNSKQLREDQIDAFFEIAKKRMEHPEETVFSSATKPQLEKNWSFIFAQSPSYQNLLDGTPQLTLLYRLNRDGGADKNLLAGQLSLGWNTFEQQVISFLE; from the coding sequence TTGCGGGTATCGACGGACAGGCAGTTCCAGGAGGGAGAGTCAATTGAAACTCAGCGAAGAAAGACCGAATTTGTCGCTCGGCGTGATGGCATCGATATCGTTCGTTTCTTCACCGAGCATTATTCGGGCCGGAAAAGTGACCGGCGGGTGCTGGATGATCTGTTCGACTTTCTTGAAGAGAATGACGATATCGAAGTCGTAATTGTTGGCGACATTGATCGTTTCACCCGCGGTGGCACCGAGACCTATCTCGCCTTGAAACGCCAATTGCGGTCCATGGATGTCGCTTTGCTGGATACCACCGGGATCATTCAACCTGAACGGAACCGGTTGGAGCATCTCGGCGTCGAATATGGCTGGTCGGTGGAATCCCCCAGCCACTTTGCAGAAGTTTTCATGGCGGAAAAAGCCAAGACAGAGGCCTCCGATATCTTGACCCGGACCATCGGTCAGCAAATCCAGCTGACCCGCGAAGGATATCAATGCCGGGGAGCCAATTTCGGTTTCAGAAATGCCAAGATCACCACTGGAGACGGAAAAAAGAAGACCATCATGGTGCCTCATGAGATTGAAGCGCCGTGGATCATCAAGATGTATGAATTACGAGCCGATGGCTCATGGGCGGATGATGCCATATGCGAGGCCATCAATGCCATGGGCTATCAGTCCCGCCCTATGAATATCTATGACAAGGAAACAAGGCGGGTTATTGGTCAGACCAAGCCGAAACATTTGACCCCAAAGCAACTTGAGAGATTTGTCTCGCGAACCATCTATTGTGGAGTCAAATGTGAGAGCTGGAACCAGGGCAAACCGGTCAAGGCTCCCATCGAGCCTCTGGTTAGCATTTCTCTCTTCAATCAGGCCAACCGAGGCAAGGTTCAAATCAAAGAACATCGGGATGGTTCCTTGTCGATTGAAGAAAACCGTCTCAGTTACACCAAAACCCGCCACAATGCAGACTTCCTCCTTCGTCATGTGGTCCTTTGCCATGAATGCGGCAAACCGGTTGTGGCATCCAGATCCAAGGGGAAGTCAGGTAACTATTTCGGCTACTATCATTGCAATCGTGGTCATAAGCATTGGGGCGTGAACAAGGCCGAGTTCGAACAGACAATTGCCAACTACTTGAAAAGCTTGCAAGCCAAGCCGGGATTTTTGCCTCTGTTTCGGGAGGTCGTGCGGGATGTCTGGATCCAGAAGAACCGTTCTTTCGAAGAAGACCGGAAACTAATTGAGACCCATGTTAATGACCTGAAGGATCGGCAAAATTCCATCCTTGATCGAATTATTGCCTGTACAACTGAGATTGCGCAGACTCGGCTGGAGGCAGAACTTGAACAGCTTGAAGTGACCATCAAGGAAACCAGAAAGAAACTCAATTCAAAACAGCTTCGGGAAGATCAGATTGATGCATTTTTCGAGATTGCAAAAAAGCGGATGGAACACCCCGAAGAGACCGTCTTTTCCTCAGCAACAAAGCCGCAATTGGAGAAAAACTGGTCCTTTATCTTTGCACAATCACCAAGCTACCAGAATTTACTCGATGGAACACCACAATTGACGCTCCTGTACCGGCTTAACCGGGATGGTGGAGCTGACAAAAACCTGTTGGCTGGGCAACTGTCCCTTGGATGGAACACCTTTGAACAGCAAGTTATCTCTTTCCTGGAATAG
- a CDS encoding vWA domain-containing protein, protein MTINIFPNNGSQNQGTTKTLPLANQDATAPATVTAPASDQAEPALPVLNVIKRKSLPTGVASNVKQLVLLLLDSSSSMALLGKIDELNAAVADFIAELANQVNKGGFKVSIIEFDSSARLICSAESAETLVAPVLQASNGTNFDAPIDMAATEIEDFHNRPNPEGWHYLRPFVIKMSDGQANASEEKIQKLHELADVMTVAYGTDANKATLSRIASDGQVHVVGVDGSRLRSFLAQVGRTMTQTMAQNI, encoded by the coding sequence ATGACAATCAATATCTTCCCCAATAATGGCTCCCAAAATCAGGGAACGACAAAGACACTGCCTTTGGCTAATCAGGATGCAACGGCTCCGGCCACTGTGACGGCACCAGCTTCCGATCAAGCGGAACCTGCACTTCCGGTACTTAATGTCATTAAACGCAAGTCTCTGCCAACTGGGGTCGCATCCAATGTGAAGCAGTTGGTTCTCTTGCTGCTCGATTCATCGTCTTCCATGGCTTTGTTGGGCAAGATTGATGAACTCAACGCAGCAGTTGCTGACTTCATCGCAGAACTGGCCAATCAGGTGAATAAGGGTGGGTTCAAGGTTTCTATCATCGAGTTTGACAGCTCTGCCCGTCTGATCTGCTCAGCTGAATCGGCAGAAACTCTTGTCGCACCCGTGCTTCAGGCCAGCAATGGCACCAATTTTGATGCTCCGATCGATATGGCGGCGACTGAGATCGAAGATTTTCACAACCGACCAAATCCGGAAGGCTGGCATTATCTGAGACCTTTTGTAATCAAGATGTCAGACGGTCAGGCAAACGCCTCTGAGGAAAAGATCCAAAAGCTGCATGAACTCGCTGATGTCATGACCGTTGCCTACGGAACGGATGCCAACAAAGCCACTTTGTCACGCATTGCTAGTGATGGTCAGGTTCATGTTGTCGGGGTTGACGGCTCCCGGCTGCGTTCTTTCCTGGCCCAGGTTGGTCGCACCATGACCCAAACTATGGCTCAAAATATCTGA
- a CDS encoding protein phosphatase 2C domain-containing protein, with translation MTLIKYAPSLAFQQRLLERTGYSISNPHVRQPVRNPVAEKIKSIAPQKDTRAKLLLADRVHRMDRARQLGLAAITLCGGLLWNSDPSHAYISDEIGSQIATPPSLDPVKPDALQSFSNPILEQINGIDWSHPTFVPGLIFVLIIVQLLALAQRHMIARKLITTDQNVIGTSRRNVVDHTEQTDPECASATASEEQDNSSVDGSVVEFESPLVEISEPEGDRKTGEDQITASNLEQSVVDEAMPPEACDLPVIVHEPRKLTTQFWSLDAATRQGQVREENQDCFAVLEFAPELKAFNVNDGAGGLKGGREASHTATESISWSLRDAFQRNGDLTLRDLLDALDYARKVAAERDLTGVTTALVVLLKGDIVHYATLGDGAIVVIWPDGMVGHLQVPHHTAGQPSNIINAYIGKNCQAPARIGSCRLEPGSIVMTMTDGASDLFPYEDFALQREKIADMRGLADHLLAELESARDPDTGAYLHHDNMTLAMALLIDGDDHE, from the coding sequence ATGACACTCATAAAATATGCGCCAAGCCTAGCCTTTCAGCAGCGTCTGTTGGAACGCACAGGCTATTCGATTTCCAATCCTCATGTTCGGCAGCCGGTCCGAAACCCGGTTGCTGAGAAGATCAAATCAATCGCCCCTCAAAAAGATACCCGTGCCAAACTGCTTTTGGCTGACCGCGTTCATCGCATGGATCGGGCTCGGCAATTGGGGCTGGCCGCAATCACTTTATGCGGCGGCTTGCTTTGGAACTCCGATCCTTCTCATGCCTATATTTCGGATGAAATTGGATCTCAGATTGCCACTCCACCCTCGCTCGACCCAGTCAAACCGGATGCATTGCAATCCTTCTCCAATCCTATCCTGGAACAGATTAATGGGATCGACTGGTCACATCCAACCTTTGTGCCGGGCTTGATATTCGTGTTGATTATCGTCCAATTGCTCGCTCTGGCGCAGAGACACATGATTGCCCGGAAGCTGATAACCACTGACCAGAATGTGATCGGAACCTCCAGAAGAAATGTGGTCGATCATACCGAGCAGACAGATCCCGAATGTGCATCAGCCACGGCCTCTGAGGAACAGGACAATTCCAGTGTAGATGGTTCTGTCGTCGAGTTTGAATCTCCCTTGGTTGAGATATCAGAACCCGAAGGTGATCGGAAAACAGGCGAAGATCAGATAACTGCTTCAAATCTCGAACAGTCCGTCGTTGATGAGGCAATGCCGCCAGAGGCTTGTGATTTGCCGGTCATTGTTCATGAGCCGAGAAAGCTCACCACGCAGTTCTGGTCCCTTGATGCCGCTACCCGCCAAGGTCAGGTCCGCGAGGAAAATCAGGATTGTTTTGCAGTGCTGGAGTTTGCACCTGAATTGAAGGCATTCAATGTTAATGATGGGGCTGGAGGCCTCAAAGGAGGGCGGGAAGCATCCCACACAGCAACGGAGAGTATTAGTTGGTCTCTCAGAGATGCTTTTCAGCGAAATGGAGATCTGACCCTACGAGACCTGCTTGATGCACTTGACTATGCCAGAAAGGTTGCCGCTGAACGTGATTTAACCGGTGTGACCACAGCTCTTGTGGTGTTGCTGAAGGGTGACATTGTTCACTATGCCACGTTGGGTGATGGAGCCATCGTGGTGATCTGGCCCGATGGGATGGTCGGACATCTCCAAGTGCCGCATCATACCGCAGGCCAACCGTCCAATATCATCAATGCCTATATCGGCAAAAACTGTCAGGCCCCTGCACGTATCGGCTCTTGCCGTCTTGAACCCGGCAGCATCGTCATGACCATGACAGATGGGGCCTCCGATCTGTTTCCCTATGAGGATTTTGCCCTTCAGCGCGAAAAGATAGCCGATATGCGGGGGCTGGCCGATCACTTACTTGCCGAGTTGGAGTCTGCCCGTGATCCTGACACTGGTGCCTATCTTCACCATGACAATATGACACTTGCCATGGCCCTTCTGATCGATGGAGACGATCATGAATGA